CGGACCTGGTGACGGCGGACGGCCGCCCGCCGCACCCGACCTGATCGGGCACAGGATGTCGGGTCGGGCAGGGTGGGTCCTTCCTAACGTGGGTGATCACAAGGGAAGGAGGCCGGGGTGCTGGACCGGCTCAACCAGGCCATGGAGTACATCGAGGACCGCCTCGATCAGCGGATCGAGGCGGCCGACGTGGCACGGACCGCGCTGACCTCGGAGTACCACCTGCGGCGGCTGTTCTCCGCGCTCGCGGGGATGCCGCTGTCGGAGTACATCCGGCGCAGACGGCTCACCATCGCCGGCGCCGAGGTGCTGGCCCGGGACCGGACGCTGCTGGAGATCGCGGTGCGCTACGGCTACACCTCGGGAGAGGCGTTCGCGCGCGCGTTCCGCGCCATGCACGGCGTCGGTCCCGGCGAGGCCAGGCGGACCGGCGCGGCTCTGGAGTCCCAGCCACGGCTGTCCTTCCGTCTCACCGTCGAAGGGAGCGGCAGTATGCGATACCGGATCGTGGAGAAGGACGAGTTCAGGGTGGTCGGCAGGAAGGTGCGGGTCCCCCTCGTGCACGAGGGGATGAACCCGGCCATCGCCGACTTCATCCGCGGCCTCGGAAAGGAGACACTGCGGCGCATCGAGGAGCTGTCCGACCAGGAACCGCAGGGGATCCTGGGCGTGAGCGACAACCTGGACCCGAGCCGGGCGGAGGGCACCCAACTCGACTACTACCACGGGGTGGTGAGCGGGGCGCCCGTGCCCGACGACATGGAGGCGCTCACCGTACCGGCCGGGACCTGGGCCGTCTTCGAGAACTCCGGACCCTTCCCGCAGGCCCTGCAATACCTGTGGCGGGACGTGTTCACCCAGTGGTTCCCGTCCAACCCGTACCGCAGCCGTCCGGGCCCCGAGCTGCTGCGGACCCGGCTGACACCGGACGCGGCACAGGCGGACGCGGAGCTGTGGATCCCGGTGGAGCGGGACCCCGCCTGAGCACCGCGGGAAAGCAGGGGCGCCGGGCGGGAGCGCCCCTGCACAATCACCGCATGTCGATCTCCGGAACGGACGCCTACGCCACGGAAACCCACCTCCCCCCGCTGGTCGAGCGCGCCCTCGCCGCCGCCCGCGCCCACGCCTTCCCGCACTCCGTCCGCCCCGAGCAGGGCCGTCTGCTGCACGCCCTGGCAGGGGGCGCGGCGGGTGCCGTCGGGGAGACGGGCGCGGGCTGCGGGGTGGGCCTGGCGTGGCTGGCCTCGGGGGCCCGGGAGGGCGTACGGATCGTCGGCGTGGAGCGCGACCCGGAGCGCGCCCGCGTCTGCGCCGAGGTCTTCGCCGACCGGCCCGAGGTGGAGATCCTCCACGGGGACTGGCGGCGGATCGGGGAGCGGGGGCCGTACGACCTCCTCGTCCTCGACGGCGGCGGCACCGGCAAGTCCGCGGACGACGACCCCGCCGACCCGGCCCGGCTGCTCACCCCGGACGGCACGGTCGTGATCGACGACTTCACCCCGGCGACCGACGATCCACCCCTGCACGACGGGAAGGTGGACCGCCCCCGGCTGTTCTGGCTGCGCCACCCCGCCCTCAACACCCTCGAACTCCCCCTGGCACCCGACCTGGCCACCCTCGTCGGGACCCGGCGCCGGCTCGCCGGGACGGAGACGACGTGGCGGGGCTTCGCGTACGGGCAGATCGTGCGGGGCGTCGTCACCCGCATCGAGCGCTTCGGCGTGTTCGTGGACCTCGACGGCAGCGAGGGCTTCATCACCGCCCCCGAGCTCACCCGGCGTCACTTCGACTCCTACGACGAGGTCGTCCACGTCGGCCAGGAGGTGACCGCGGAGGTCCTCGCCTTCGAGCTGTTCCGGCCGCAGGTCAGGATCTCGACGGCGGCCCTGGAACCCGACCCGCTGGGCGAGTTCGCCCGGAACGCGTTCGGCCGCCCCCTGGTGGGGCCGGTCACCCAGGTCGTCCCGTTCGGGGTGTTCGTCCAAGTCGCCGAGGGCATCGAGGGCCTCGTGCACCGCGACGACCTCGCGGGCCCGGCCCTTCCGGACGTCGGTACCGAGCTGACGGTCGAGGTCACCGACATCAATCTCGTCCTGCGCCGGGTCCGTCTGCGTCCGGCGCGCTGACCGCTGGCGGTCGTCGTCGTCCTCCGGCTCCCAGTCCAGCAACCGCACCTTGGCGACCGTACGGACATGGCGGCGCATCGCCGTGGCCGACTGGCGCGGGTTCTGGGCCGTTGATCGCGCCGAGGATGACATCTCGCCAGCCACGCACGGTCAACTCCTTGGCAGTGGTGGATGTGAGCCCGTTCTCGACGCAGGGTGCGTCGGTCCTGGCGGTGGCACCAGCTGTGAACCGCGAGGGCTTCTTCAAACCGCTACTTATGGTCTACGGCGGGATCTTGACATCCTCCCCCTCTCAAAAGAGGGGGATTCCAACCCAGGCGGGTTGAGGTTCACGGGCGCTCGAACGGCCGATGGCCGCTGTCACCCCTCCGTCACCGGCTGTTCGCCGGAGGCGGGGAAACCCGCCCCGTCCTGCCGCGACATTGGTTGCTGCGTTCTCATCGGCATTGCAGGTGAACCCACAGGACACGCAGACGAAGTCGGCTTGAGACTGTTCCTGCTCTGCTCCGCAGCGACTGGCTTTACCCTCAGCCCGAAGAGCGGGGCAATCTGCGTGGAAACAAGTGGTGGCAGTGGTCCCCGCGATGGAGTGATTGGTGCTGGTCGTGCTCGGCATCGGTTAGCGTCACCGCCACGGAAGGCCCGGCAACAGCTAAGGAGTACGACGCGTGACCCCTCTCTTCCCGGCCCTGACGGACGCCTCGGCGGACCGCCCCGCCCTGCGGTTCGGCGACCGGTCCCTGACGTACGCGGAACTCGCCACCGCGACCGGTCTGCTGGCCGGCAGCCTCCGGGACGCCGACCGCGTCGCCGTATGGGGGACCCCGACGCTGGAGACCGCCGTCGCCGTCGTGGCGGCGCTGCGGGCCGGTGTGCCCGTGGTGCCGCTGAACCCGAAGTCCGGGGAGAAGGAGCTCGGGCACATCCTGTCGGACAGTGCGCCGTCGCTGGTCCTGGCGGCACCGGGAGATGAACTACCGGCCGCCATAAGGGACTTGCCACGCATCGACGTGACCCCCGACACGACCACCGCGACCACCCCCACCGAGGAGACGGCCACCGACGACGACCCCGCCCTCGTCGTCTACACCTCCGGCACCACCGGCCCCCCGAAGGGCGCCGTCATCCCCCGCCGGGCGATCGCCTCGACCCTGGACGCGCTGGCCGACGCCTGGCAGTGGACCGGCGAGGACGTGCTGGTGCACGGTCTGCCCTTGTTCCATGTGCACGGCCTGGTCCTGGGCATCCTCGGACCGCTGCGGCGCGGCGGATCGGTGCGCCATCTGGGCCGGTTCTCGACGCAGGGCGTCACACGGGAGCTGTCCGAGGGCGCGACGATGCTGTTCGGGGTGCCCACGATGTACCACCGGATCGCCCAGTCCCTGCCCGGGGAACCGGAGTTGGCGAAGGCGCTGGGGCGGGCGCGGCTGCTCGTCTCCGGGTCGGCCGCGCTGCCGGTGCACGACCACGAGCGGATCACGGCGGCGACAGGGCGGCGGGTGATCGAGCGGTACGGCATGACGGAGACGCTGATGAACACCAGCGTCCGCGCGGACGGCGAGGCCCGGGCGGGGACGGTGGGGGTGCCGCTGCCGGGGGTGGAGCTGCGGCTGGTGGAGGAGGACGGGGCGCCGATCACCTCGTACGACGGGGAGACGGTGGGCGAGATCCAGGTGCGCGGCCCGAACCTGTTCACCGAGTACCTCAACCGTCC
Above is a window of Streptomyces sp. NBC_00490 DNA encoding:
- a CDS encoding AraC family transcriptional regulator, giving the protein MLDRLNQAMEYIEDRLDQRIEAADVARTALTSEYHLRRLFSALAGMPLSEYIRRRRLTIAGAEVLARDRTLLEIAVRYGYTSGEAFARAFRAMHGVGPGEARRTGAALESQPRLSFRLTVEGSGSMRYRIVEKDEFRVVGRKVRVPLVHEGMNPAIADFIRGLGKETLRRIEELSDQEPQGILGVSDNLDPSRAEGTQLDYYHGVVSGAPVPDDMEALTVPAGTWAVFENSGPFPQALQYLWRDVFTQWFPSNPYRSRPGPELLRTRLTPDAAQADAELWIPVERDPA
- a CDS encoding acyl-CoA synthetase is translated as MTPLFPALTDASADRPALRFGDRSLTYAELATATGLLAGSLRDADRVAVWGTPTLETAVAVVAALRAGVPVVPLNPKSGEKELGHILSDSAPSLVLAAPGDELPAAIRDLPRIDVTPDTTTATTPTEETATDDDPALVVYTSGTTGPPKGAVIPRRAIASTLDALADAWQWTGEDVLVHGLPLFHVHGLVLGILGPLRRGGSVRHLGRFSTQGVTRELSEGATMLFGVPTMYHRIAQSLPGEPELAKALGRARLLVSGSAALPVHDHERITAATGRRVIERYGMTETLMNTSVRADGEARAGTVGVPLPGVELRLVEEDGAPITSYDGETVGEIQVRGPNLFTEYLNRPDATAAAFTSDGWFRTGDMAVRESDGYVRIVGRKATDLIKSGGYKIGAGEIENALLEHPGVREAAVTGEPDADLGERIVAWIVPADPESPPATEELADHVARRLAPHKRPRVVHHLDALPRNDMGKIMKRSLAHD
- a CDS encoding S1 RNA-binding domain-containing protein, whose protein sequence is MSISGTDAYATETHLPPLVERALAAARAHAFPHSVRPEQGRLLHALAGGAAGAVGETGAGCGVGLAWLASGAREGVRIVGVERDPERARVCAEVFADRPEVEILHGDWRRIGERGPYDLLVLDGGGTGKSADDDPADPARLLTPDGTVVIDDFTPATDDPPLHDGKVDRPRLFWLRHPALNTLELPLAPDLATLVGTRRRLAGTETTWRGFAYGQIVRGVVTRIERFGVFVDLDGSEGFITAPELTRRHFDSYDEVVHVGQEVTAEVLAFELFRPQVRISTAALEPDPLGEFARNAFGRPLVGPVTQVVPFGVFVQVAEGIEGLVHRDDLAGPALPDVGTELTVEVTDINLVLRRVRLRPAR